In Sporichthyaceae bacterium, the genomic stretch CGGTTGGTCGAGCTGCACCTGCGGTTCCACGGCTTCGCCGGCGGGGAGTGGACGGACTCTGCGGTGCGCCGCTACGTCCGCGACGCCGGGCACCTGCTGGCCCGGCTGCACAAGCTCACCCGGGCGGACTGCACCACCCGCAACAAGCGCAAGGCCGCCGCGCTGGCCCGGTCCTATGACGCCTTCGAGCAGCGCATCGCGGCGTTGGCCGCGCAGGAGGAACTGGACGCGTTGCGTCCGGCGCTGGACGGCAACGAGATCATGGCCGAACTGGGCGTGGCGCCGGGTCCGGTGGTCGGCGAGGCCTACCGCTATCTGCTCGACCTACGCATCGAGCAGGGGCCGATGAGCCGCGCGGACGGCGCGGCCGCGTTGCGCTCCTGGTGGGCAAGCCGTGAAGCGGAGCAGACCAAGTGACTCCGTTCGAGGGACGGCCCCGCATCGAAGCGGTAACGACCCTTGATCCGGGCTGTGAGCCGCCCCGTACCGTGCTGAGCAACCCCGGCCGGAGCTGAGGGTCACTCGCTTGTGAGGGAGCGTCGGAATATGCGGCTCGAGCAGATGCGCGGCTACCGCGCCGTTGCTGTCGGCGTCGCCGGCATGTTGGTGCTGGCGGGCTGCGGCGGTGGGGGCGGGAAAAGCTCGGCGCAACCCAGTTCGGGCGCCAGCTCGGCCTCCGGCCAGTCCGGCTCGATCACCGTGTCCGGGTGTCGACCGCAGAACCCGCTGATCCCCTCGGACACCAACGAGACCTGCGGCGGCAACATCCTGGACCAGATCACCGCCAAGCTCGTCCGCTACGACGCGGAGACCGGCGAGCCGAGCAACGACATCGCCGAGTCCATCGACACCAAGGACGCAAAGACCTACACGATCAAGCTCAAGCAGGGCGTCAAGTTCCACGACGGCACCGACGTCAAGGCCAAGAATTTCGTCGATGCCTGGAACTTCGGCGCATACGCGGGCAACGCGCAGGTGGACGCCTCGTTCTTCGAGCCCATCAAGGGCTACAAGGACGTCTCGGCCAAGGACTCGAAGGTCGACACGATGTCCGGGCTGAAGGTGGTGGACGACTACACCTTCACCGCCACCATGGAGCGCAAGTACGCGATCTTCCCGTTGATCGTGGGCTACACCGCGTTCGCGCCGCTGCCCGACTCCTTCTTCGCCGATAAGGGCGCGGCGTTCCAGAAGCACCCGATCGGGGCGGGCCCGTTCAAGTTCGTCTCCGGCGACCCGGACAACGGTTACGTGCTCGAGGCCGACCCTGCCTATGACCGGGCCGGCAAGCCGCACATCCAGAAGGTGACCTACAAGGTCTACACGTCGGCGCAGGCGGCCTACAACGACATCATCAGCAACTCCCTGGACATGCTCGACGTGCTGCCCACCTCGGTGCTGGTCGGCAACGTCTACCAGAAGGACATCCCCGGCCGTTCGTTCGAGAAGACCGTCGGTCAGTTCCAGGCGATCGACTTCCCGCCGTCGAACGTGGACTCCTCCTACGACAACCCGAAGCTGCGGCACGCGATCTCCATGGCCGTCGACCGGCAGGCGATCATCGACGCGGTGTTCGGCGGCACCAAGACCATTGCCACCGGCTGGGTCTCACCGGTGGTGAGCGGTTACAAGGAGGGTGCCTGCGGCGAGTGGTGCACTTACAACCCGACCCGGGCCAAGCAGCTGTACGACGAGGCCGGCGGGCACAAGGGCCCGATCACCATCTCCTACAACACCGGGGAGGGTGCCGACCACGGGCCGTGGATCACCGCGGTGTGCAACAGCATTCACCAGGTGCTCAACGCCGAGTGCGACCCGACCCCGGTCGCCACCTTCAAGGCGTACCGGGACCAGATCCAGAGCCGCAAGATGCACGGCATGTTCCGGGCCGGTTGGCAGATGGACTACCCGTCGATCGAGGACTTCCTGACCCCGCTGTACTCCACCAAGGCCTCCTCGAACGACAACGACTACTCCAACGCCGCCTTCGACGCCAAGCTGAAGGACGCCGGGGCGAAGACCTCGCTGGACGAGGCCAACCTGGCCTACGAAATGGCGGAGCAGATGCTGGGCAATGACATGCCCTCGCTGCCCATGTGGAGTTCCAAGCTCATCGGTGGCTTCTCCAACCGGGTGGCCAACGCCGGTCTGACCGTGTTCGGCACCTACAACCTCGCCGCCGTCACCTTGAAATAACCCCGCGGTGCGGGGTGTGGGCAGCGGGGCCGGCGCTCTCTAGGCTGGCCCCGCACGCCGCGCTCGTCCCGACCGGCGGGCGCTCGGTGAGGAGTCCGCGTGGGTCGGTACGTGCTGCGGCGGATGCTGCAGATGATCCCCGTGCTGCTCGGTGCCACGTTCCTTATCTTCGCGATGGTGTTCGCGCTGCCCGGCGACCCGTTGGCGGGCAAGTGCGGTGACCGGCCCTGCCCCGAGGCCTACGCGCAGGCCTACCGGGCCAAGTTCCACCTCGACGACCCGCTGCCGGTGCGTTACGTGAAGTACCTCGGCAACCTGGCCAAGGGCGACCTGGGTGACGACAGCTCCGGGACACCGATCGCGCCGCAGATCAAGCGCGCCTATCCGCACACCATCAAGCTGGCCGCGATGGCCATCGCTCTGGAGATCGGCATCGGCATCGGCATCGGTGTGCTCACCGCGATCCGACGACGCGGGATCCTGGACAAGGCCGTGCTGGTGATCACCCTGATCCTGATCGGGTTACCGGTGTTCGTCACCGGCGTGGTGCTGCAGTACTTCTTGGGCATCAAGTGGAGCGTGCTGCCGGCCACGGCCGGTGACAGCAGTGTGCACGAGTTGCTGATGCCGGCCTTCGTGCTGGCCAGCCTCTCGCTGGCCTATGCCAGCCGGATCACCCGCACCAGCCTGGCCGAGGTGCTGCGCGCGGACTACGTGCGCACGGCCCGCGCCAAGGGCCTGACCCGCCGCCGGGTCATCGGGGTGCACGCGCTGCGAAACGGGCTGATCCCGGTGATCACGTTCATCGGCGCGGACTTCGGCGCCTTGATCGGCGGCGCCATCGTCACCGAGGGCATCTTCAATGTGCACGGCGTGGGCAACCTGGTGTTCCGCGCGATCGGTCAGAAGGAGGGCAACACCGTCACCAGCGTGGTGGCCATCCTGGTGTTGGTGTTCCTGCTGATGAGCCTGCTGGTGGACCTGCTCTACGCGGTGATCGATCCGAGGATTCGTTATGAGTAGCGTCGACGCGACGTTGGCGGTGCCGCCGGAGGCGGCCGCCCCGGAGCCGGGCGACCGACCCCGCTCTCTCGGCCGGGACGCCTGGGAGGATCTGCGCAAGAACCCGGTCGTGCTGGTCTGCGTCGCGGTGATCTTCGTCCTGGTGTTGATGGCGGTCTTGCCCGGGCTGTTCACGCACTCCGACCCGCACCTGTGCAAGCTGTCCAACACCCGCAAGGGACCGAGTTCGCAGGCCTGGTTCGGCTTCGACCAGCAGGGCTGCGACATCTACTCGCGCACCATCCACGGGGCGCGCGCCTCGATCGCCGTCGGGGTGCTGTCCACTGTCGGGGTGACGCTGATCGGCGGCACCGTCGGCATGCTGGCGGGGTTCTACGGGGGCATCTGGGACACGATCGTCTCGCGTACCGCGGACGTGTTTTTCGCGATCCCGTTCCTGCTCGGCGCGATCATCGTGCTGACCACGTTCCCATCCGGCAACGCGCACAGCTTCTGGCTACCCGTCAGCAAGGTGGTGTTGGCGTTGACCCTGTTCGGTTGGCCGAGCCTGGCGCGCATCATGCGGGCGACCACCCTGCAGGTGAAGGAGGCCGACTATGTGGCCGCGGCCCGTGCGCTGGGTGCAAGCACGCCGCGGATCCTGCGGGTGCACGTGCTGCCCAACGCCGTGCAGCCGGTCATCGTCTACGCGACCATCGCGCTCGGCGGCTTCGTGGGTGCCGAGGCGACGCTGTCCTTCCTCGGTGTCGGCCTGCAGCCGCCCTCTATCTCGTGGGGCATCGACATCAGCGCGGCCGAGCCACTGGTCCGCGTCTCGCCGCACATCATGATGTTCCCGGTGCTGTTCCTGTCGGTGACCGTGCTCGCCTTCATCCTGCTCGGCGATGCCGTGCGGGACGCCCTGGACCCGAAGCAACGATGAGTAGTACCGGGACGGAGAACGCCGCCTCGTTCGAGCTGGTGCACGACGACGCGCCGCTGCTCGAGGTCGACGACCTGCATGTCGAGTTCCGCACCCGGGAGGGCATCGCCCGCGCGGTCAACGGCGTTTCCTACTCGGTGCGCGCTTCAGAGACGCTGGCCGTGCTCGGTGAATCCGGGTCGGGCAAGAGCGTCACCGCGCAGGCGATCATGGGCATCCTGGACACCCCGCCGGGCTTCATCACCGGCGGCTCGGTGCGCTTCCGGGGCGAGGACATCCTCACGCTGCCGGAGGAGAAGCGCCGGGCGCTGCGCGGGGCCTCGATGGCGATGATCTTCCAGGACGCGCTGTCCGCGTTGAACCCGGTGTTCTCCGTGGGCTGGCAGATCGGCGAGATGTTCCGGGTGCACCAGGGCATGTCCCGCAAGGAGGCGAAGCTCAAGGCCATCGAGCTGATGGACCGGGTGGGCATCCCGTCGGCCAAGCAGCGGGTCAACGACTACCCGCACCAGTTCTCCGGCGGCATGCGGCAGCGGGTGATGATCGCGATGTCCATCGCGCTGAACCCGGCGCTGCTCATCGCCGATGAGCCGACCACGGCGTTGGACGTCACCGTGCAGGCGCAGGTGATGGACCTGCTCGCCGAACTGCAACGCGAGTCCGGCATGGGCCTGATCCTGATCACCCACGACCTTGGCGTGGTCGCCGACGTGGCCGACCGCATCGCGGTCATGTATGCCGGGCGCATCGTGGAGGCCGCGGACGCCAACGACCTGTACGCCCGGCCCGCGCACCCGTACACCAAGGGCCTGCTCGGCTCGATCCCCCGGTTGGACGCCAAGGGCCAGGACATCGCGGTCATCGGCGGGCTGCCGCCGACGCTGACCAAGTTGCCGAGCGGGTGTTCCTTCCACCCGCGCTGCCCGTACATGCGGCCGGAACCCTGTCAGACCGAGGTGCCGCCACTGGTGAGGTTCGACGGCAACCGGGGCAGTGCATGCCACTTCTGGCAGGAGGTGCTCGATGGCACCGACAACTGAAGTGGTCCTCGACGTCCAGGACCTGGTGAAGTATTTCCCGCTGACCCGGGGAGTGGTGTTGCGCCGTCAGGTCGGCGCGGTGCAGGCGGTCGACGGAGTCAGCTTCCAGCTGCACCGGGGCGAGACGCTGGGCCTGGTCGGCGAGTCCGGCTGCGGCAAGTCCACCGTGGCGAAACTGCTGATGGGCCTGGAGTCCCCGACCGGTGGCCACGCCTACTACAAGGGCAACGACATCTTCACCCTGGACGCCGGGAGCCGGCGCAAGCTGCGCCGGCAGATCCAGTTGGTCATGCAGGACCCGTACTCATCGCTGAACCCGCGGATGACCGTCGCGGACATTGTCGGTGAACCGTTCGAGATCCATCCCGAGGTGGCGCCCAAGGGCGACCGGGAGCGCAAGGTCAAGGACCTGCTCGACGTGGTCGGGCTCAACCCGGAGCACATCAACCGCTACCCGCACCAGTTCTCCGGCGGCCAGCGTCAACGCATCGGCATCGCCCGGGCGCTGGCGCTGCGTCCGGAGATCATCATCTGCGACGAGCCGGTGTCCGCGCTGGACGTATCCATCCAGGCGCAGGTGATGAACCTGCTCGAACAGCTGCAGGACGAGTTCGGGCTGTCCTACCTGTTCATCGCGCACGACCTGTCG encodes the following:
- a CDS encoding ABC transporter substrate-binding protein, whose amino-acid sequence is MRLEQMRGYRAVAVGVAGMLVLAGCGGGGGKSSAQPSSGASSASGQSGSITVSGCRPQNPLIPSDTNETCGGNILDQITAKLVRYDAETGEPSNDIAESIDTKDAKTYTIKLKQGVKFHDGTDVKAKNFVDAWNFGAYAGNAQVDASFFEPIKGYKDVSAKDSKVDTMSGLKVVDDYTFTATMERKYAIFPLIVGYTAFAPLPDSFFADKGAAFQKHPIGAGPFKFVSGDPDNGYVLEADPAYDRAGKPHIQKVTYKVYTSAQAAYNDIISNSLDMLDVLPTSVLVGNVYQKDIPGRSFEKTVGQFQAIDFPPSNVDSSYDNPKLRHAISMAVDRQAIIDAVFGGTKTIATGWVSPVVSGYKEGACGEWCTYNPTRAKQLYDEAGGHKGPITISYNTGEGADHGPWITAVCNSIHQVLNAECDPTPVATFKAYRDQIQSRKMHGMFRAGWQMDYPSIEDFLTPLYSTKASSNDNDYSNAAFDAKLKDAGAKTSLDEANLAYEMAEQMLGNDMPSLPMWSSKLIGGFSNRVANAGLTVFGTYNLAAVTLK
- a CDS encoding ABC transporter permease encodes the protein MGRYVLRRMLQMIPVLLGATFLIFAMVFALPGDPLAGKCGDRPCPEAYAQAYRAKFHLDDPLPVRYVKYLGNLAKGDLGDDSSGTPIAPQIKRAYPHTIKLAAMAIALEIGIGIGIGVLTAIRRRGILDKAVLVITLILIGLPVFVTGVVLQYFLGIKWSVLPATAGDSSVHELLMPAFVLASLSLAYASRITRTSLAEVLRADYVRTARAKGLTRRRVIGVHALRNGLIPVITFIGADFGALIGGAIVTEGIFNVHGVGNLVFRAIGQKEGNTVTSVVAILVLVFLLMSLLVDLLYAVIDPRIRYE
- a CDS encoding ABC transporter permease, whose amino-acid sequence is MSSVDATLAVPPEAAAPEPGDRPRSLGRDAWEDLRKNPVVLVCVAVIFVLVLMAVLPGLFTHSDPHLCKLSNTRKGPSSQAWFGFDQQGCDIYSRTIHGARASIAVGVLSTVGVTLIGGTVGMLAGFYGGIWDTIVSRTADVFFAIPFLLGAIIVLTTFPSGNAHSFWLPVSKVVLALTLFGWPSLARIMRATTLQVKEADYVAAARALGASTPRILRVHVLPNAVQPVIVYATIALGGFVGAEATLSFLGVGLQPPSISWGIDISAAEPLVRVSPHIMMFPVLFLSVTVLAFILLGDAVRDALDPKQR
- a CDS encoding ABC transporter ATP-binding protein, coding for MSSTGTENAASFELVHDDAPLLEVDDLHVEFRTREGIARAVNGVSYSVRASETLAVLGESGSGKSVTAQAIMGILDTPPGFITGGSVRFRGEDILTLPEEKRRALRGASMAMIFQDALSALNPVFSVGWQIGEMFRVHQGMSRKEAKLKAIELMDRVGIPSAKQRVNDYPHQFSGGMRQRVMIAMSIALNPALLIADEPTTALDVTVQAQVMDLLAELQRESGMGLILITHDLGVVADVADRIAVMYAGRIVEAADANDLYARPAHPYTKGLLGSIPRLDAKGQDIAVIGGLPPTLTKLPSGCSFHPRCPYMRPEPCQTEVPPLVRFDGNRGSACHFWQEVLDGTDN
- a CDS encoding dipeptide ABC transporter ATP-binding protein; translation: MAPTTEVVLDVQDLVKYFPLTRGVVLRRQVGAVQAVDGVSFQLHRGETLGLVGESGCGKSTVAKLLMGLESPTGGHAYYKGNDIFTLDAGSRRKLRRQIQLVMQDPYSSLNPRMTVADIVGEPFEIHPEVAPKGDRERKVKDLLDVVGLNPEHINRYPHQFSGGQRQRIGIARALALRPEIIICDEPVSALDVSIQAQVMNLLEQLQDEFGLSYLFIAHDLSVVRHLSDRVAVMYLGRIAEIGTDVQIYEHPTHPYTQALLSAVPVPDPTVRGRRDIIRLQGDVPSPADPPSGCRFRTRCWKAQQKCADQVPELVERSVTDTAFVHPSACHFAEEREVIPT